From Dendropsophus ebraccatus isolate aDenEbr1 chromosome 2, aDenEbr1.pat, whole genome shotgun sequence, a single genomic window includes:
- the LOC138784888 gene encoding diamine oxidase [copper-containing]-like, whose translation MHLKSHLLLLILMSFVRASHFSELSSKHQNLASVFLDLTPEEMTSVQSFLMAQEELHLVSIRSEFGKNSIFMMELNLPKKQNILNFLDNNGTKPKREAKVVIFFGDQTKPNITEVIVGPLPHPQYYRPLTSKRNKTIRFESRPSTYKGNEEIQNCLMELTKEFTHILLETSGFSFYNCSSHCLTFKENAPRGLNSGERRSWLMLLRPTEGFFLHPIGVELLLNHRSLNPKEWTIDKIWYNGQYFDTVKEFVEKYENNELTKLQLPDQTTDPYSTFILRHEFKRKSDVHGPKLCEPQEQRYTVLGNYVEYTGWSFAYRVRPSAGLQIFDIQYNNERIAYEVSIQEAITFYSGITPGAIQTKYIDSGWGLGTEHYELAKGIDCPEGATYQDLYSYYDTDKPLRYKNALCIFEQPTGLPLRRHFDTTYNGGYNFYAGVEDHVLVMRTTSTVYNYDYIWDFLFYQNGVIEVKITATGYIHATFFTPDGLRYGTRVHSHVLGNLHTHLINYKVDLDIAGTENSFETIDVKYENITNPWSPGHFVVQPRKERVLRSTERQAAFKFGSQVPRYLTFQNPNKKNKWGHEKSYRIQYNSHANSVLPQMWAEEKGVSWSRYSLAVTRHRESEVTSSSIHNQGDPWDPVIYFENFINNNENIVNKDLVAWVTVGFLHIPNAEDIPNTSTPGNTVGFFLRPFNFFDEDPSVASRSTVIVRPTDNSFTKVNIQRWTPEVVDPCVSQKPFQYNGTYFSD comes from the exons ATGCACCTAAAATCCCATCTACTGTTGCTGATATTAATGTCTTTTGTAAGAGCTAGCCATTTCTCTGAATTGTCTTCCAAGCATCAAAATTTAGCATCTGTGTTCTTGGACCTGACGCCAGAGGAGATGACATCAGTTCAGAGTTTCCTCATGGCCCAGGAGGAGCTTCATTTAGTCTCCATCAGAAGTGAATTTGGCAAAAACTCAATTTTCATGATGGAGCTCAACTTGCCGAAAAAGCAGAACATCCTGAACTTTTTAGATAACAATGGCACCAAACCGAAGAGAGAGGCCAAAGTGGTCATCTTCTTTGGAGACCAGACCAAACCCAACATCACAGAAGTCATTGTTGGTCCCCTCCCTCACCCACAATATTACCGACCACTGACTTCTAAAAGGAATAAAACCATACGATTTGAATCTCGACCATCGACTTATAAGGGGAATGAGGAAATTCAAAACTGTCTGATGGAGCTCACCAAAGAGTTCACCCACATTTTACTGGAGACCTCTGGCTTCTCCTTCTATAACTGCTCCTCACATTGCCTTACCTTTAAAGAGAATGCCCCTCGGGGCTTGAATTCTGGAGAACGTCGCTCATGGTTGATGCTCCTGAGGCCCACAGAAGGGTTTTTTCTCCATCCCATTGGAGTTGAGCTTCTACTCAACCATCGCTCACTCAACCCTAAAGAGTGGACCATCGACAAAATCTGGTACAATGGCCAATACTTCGATACTGTCAAGGAGTTTGTCGAAAAGTATGAGAACAATGAACTCACCAAGTTACAGTTACCAGACCAAACCACAGATCCTTATTCGACCTTTATACTCCGTCATGAATTTAAAAGGAAATCAGATGTTCATGGTCCAAAACTATGTGAACCGCAGGAGCAACGCTATACAGTTCTGGGCAACTATGTAGAATACACTGGCTGGAGCTTTGCTTACCGGGTGCGTCCATCTGCTGGCCTGCAGATATTCGATATCCAGTATAATAATGAGAGGATAGCCTACGAGGTGAGCATACAGGAGGCCATCACCTTCTACAGTGGGATAACACCAGGTGCAATTCAAACAAAGTATATTGACTCTGGGTGGGGCTTGGGAACTGAACATTACGAGTTGGCCAAAGGAATCGACTGCCCTGAAGGAGCCACTTACCAGGATCTCTACAGTTATTATGATACGGACAAACCATTACGATATAAGAACGCATTGTGTATCTTTGAGCAGCCTACAGGGTTACCCCTACGGAGGCACTTTGACACCACCTATAATGGTGGATACAATTTCTATGCTGGAGTTGAAGACCATGTCCTGGTGATGAGGACAACGTCCACCGTCTATAACTACGACTATATCTGGGATTTTCTGTTCTACCAGAATGGAGTCATAGAGGTTAAAATTACTGCAACTGGGTATATCCATGCCACTTTTTTTACACCTGATGGACTGCGTTATGGAACTAGGGTCCACAGCCATGTCCTGGGGAACCTGCACACACACTTGATCAACTATAAGGTAGACCTTGACATTGCAG GTACAGAAAACAGCTTTGAAACTATTGATGTGAAATATGAGAACATCACAAACCCTTGGAGTCCTGGTCACTTTGTTGTACAGCCCCGTAAGGAGCGTGTCCTGAGAAGCACTGAGCGTCAGGCGGCTTTCAAGTTTGGATCTCAGGTCCCCAGGTATCTAACCTTTCAAAACCCCAACAAGAAGAACAAGTGGGGCCATGAGAAGAGCTACAGAATCCAGTATAACTCTCATGCCAACAGTGTGCTGCCCCAGATGTGGGCCGAGGAGAAAGGAGTCTCATGGTCCAG ATACAGCCTGGCAGTGACCCGACACAGGGAGTCAGAGGTGACCAGCAGCAGCATTCACAACCAAGGTGACCCCTGGGATCCTGTCATCTATTTTGAGAATTTCATCAACAACAATGAGAACATTGTGAACAAA gaTCTTGTGGCCTGGGTCACAGTCGGCTTCCTCCACATCCCCAACGCTGAAGACATCCCGAATACGTCCACACCAGGAAATACAGTGGGATTCTTTCTTCGACCTTTCAACTTTTTCGATGAGGACCCCTCTGTGGCCTCCAGGAGCACGGTCATCGTGAGACCCACCGACAACAGCTTCACCAAAGTGAACATCCAGCGCTGGACTCCTGAAGTGGTCGATCCTTGTGTTTCGCAGAAACCCTTCCAGTACAATGGAACCTACTTCTCAGACTAA